From the Actinomadura luzonensis genome, the window CAGCACCTGCCCGTACCGGGCCCGGGGCCGTCGCGCGTCGGCCGGGAGGGTGAGCCGGACGGCGAGCGCGAGCGCCGCGCAGAGCGCCGCGATGCCGGCGTAGACCGCCCGCCAGCCGGTCAGCTCGCCGAGCGCGCCGGCGAGCAGCCGTGCCCCGAGGATCCCGGCGACCACGCCGGAGGTGACCGCGCCGATGTTGCGGCCGCGTTCCCCGTCCGGGGAGACGGCCGCGACGTAGGCCACCGTGATCTGGACGACCACGGCGAACAGCCCGGCCAGGGCCAGCCCCGCGATCGCGACGGCCGCGCCGGGCGCGGCGGCGGCCGTCGCCGCGCCGGTCGCCGTCAGCAGCAGGTGGGCCGTGATGAGCCGGCGGCGGCCGAGCACGTCGCCGAGCGGGACCAGCAGCAGCAGCCCGGCGAGGTAGCCGATCTGCCCGGCGGCGACCAGCCACCCCAGCGCGCCCTGTCCCAGCCCCAGGTCCTCGCCCGCGGCCTGGAGGACGGGCTGGATGCCGTACACGGCCGACACCGCCGCCGCGCACACCAGCGCGAGCAGGGCCCGCCGCCTTCCGGTCAGTCCTGACGCCATGCGACCCCCCGATAGGTTTCGAAATGCAACTCTTCGGACGGTAGGGCATACTGGTTTCAGATTGCAACTCATCGCACGGGTACGGAGGAGCCGGTGGACGTCACACTCGCGGCCGGAGGCGCCTGGACCGATCCGGCCTGCCCGGTCGCGCGCGCCGTCGACCTGGTCGGCGACCGGTGGAGCCTGCTGATCGTCCGGGACGCCATGGACGGGGCGGCCACCTTCACCGAGTTCCACCGGCGGCTGGGGATCGCCCGCAACATCCTCACCGACCGGCTGCGGCGGCTCGTCGAGCACGGCGTCCTCAGCAGGAGCGCCGCCGACGGCGACGGACGGCGGCACGTCTACCGGCTCACCGAGGCCGGGCAGGACCTCTTCACCGCCGTCGTCGCCCTCCGCCAGTGGGGCGAGCGCCACGCCTTCGCCCCGGGCGAGCCGCACTCGGTGCTGGTGGACGGCCAGGGGCG encodes:
- a CDS encoding winged helix-turn-helix transcriptional regulator codes for the protein MDVTLAAGGAWTDPACPVARAVDLVGDRWSLLIVRDAMDGAATFTEFHRRLGIARNILTDRLRRLVEHGVLSRSAADGDGRRHVYRLTEAGQDLFTAVVALRQWGERHAFAPGEPHSVLVDGQGRELPELRPLAQDGTPLSATTSRVRKTL